From one Acidobacteriota bacterium genomic stretch:
- a CDS encoding DUF502 domain-containing protein produces MSDNNKPDDPLGVVEPPARQSLFDWLRERFVAGMLIALPIVATFVILEFLINLIDSRVVPLLPPALRPETYLDYAVPGFGLIILLLFLTLLGAVATNFLGHYFVSLTDRVLTRVPVVRSVYSVFKQIRDVFQSNSGGQYKEVVMVQYPKEGTWAIGFVAGAAKGEMSHKLGEGFIGVFVPTTPNPTSGFLLYVRASEVVKLDMTVEEGAKVIFSGGLVIPEFPRPVPAATSGK; encoded by the coding sequence ATGAGCGACAACAACAAGCCGGACGATCCGCTCGGCGTGGTTGAGCCGCCTGCGCGCCAGAGCCTGTTTGACTGGCTGCGCGAACGATTCGTCGCCGGCATGCTGATCGCGCTGCCGATTGTCGCGACGTTCGTGATCCTCGAATTCCTTATCAATCTCATCGACAGCCGGGTCGTGCCGCTGTTGCCGCCGGCATTGCGGCCAGAGACATACCTCGATTACGCCGTGCCAGGCTTCGGCCTGATCATCCTGCTGCTGTTCCTCACACTGCTCGGCGCCGTCGCGACGAACTTTCTCGGTCACTACTTCGTCTCGCTGACCGACCGGGTTCTAACGCGCGTGCCCGTCGTGAGATCCGTGTATTCGGTGTTCAAGCAGATCCGTGATGTCTTCCAGAGCAATTCCGGCGGCCAATACAAGGAAGTGGTCATGGTCCAGTATCCGAAGGAGGGAACCTGGGCGATCGGCTTCGTGGCCGGGGCGGCGAAGGGCGAGATGAGCCACAAGCTGGGTGAAGGTTTCATCGGCGTGTTCGTGCCGACGACGCCGAACCCGACCTCGGGATTTCTGCTCTACGTGCGGGCGTCCGAGGTCGTGAAACTCGACATGACGGTCGAGGAAGGCGCCAAGGTGATTTTCTCGGGCGGCCTGGTGATCCCGGAATTTCCGCGGCCAGTGCCTGCGGCGACAAGCGGCAAGTAA
- the recG gene encoding ATP-dependent DNA helicase RecG — protein MRDERLFPLFASLDTLTGVGPKLLPVLQRLCGGNTVWDLLLHLPDRWLDRRVRATFDQTQPGEIATVRGEVIVHHAPYNDKSPYRVQLGDESGFLTLSYFRADPRWLKSQFPVGATRIVSGRVEDYKGERQITHPDFVVDPAKGEAPPEVEPIYALTAGLTNRRVHTFALQALKAVPADLPEWSDPHLVQQRNWPGFAEALATLHAPSQYDEEAFARARERLAYDEALARASAFSLARAARRARHAPVIKAPPSAINRLTDVLPYRPTGAQLRAAAQISADLGSGTPMRRLLQGDVGAGKTLVAAMAAVEAAAAGFQSAFMAPTEVLARQQFDTLDTSLSPLGYSVGVLSGRDRGSVRESTLMALSDGSIQIVAGTHALFQENVSFRNLGLIIVDEQHRFGVADRMRLVSKSDSPHMLVMSATPIPRTLAQAVHGDLDVSILDEKPPGRKPVETRAIPDTRIEEIIEAVGRALKRGERAFWVCPRVDVDEDDSSAVARHAALQDELRVPVGLVHGRLRPADKDAALEDFRTGKTRVLVATTVIEVGVDVPDATIMVIERAEGFGLAQLHQLRGRVGRGDRPSFCILLYRPPLGETARERLDTLRRTEDGFVIAEADFRLRGAGDVLGVRQAGATEYRVLEVSRHAGLLEIAAKDAEAVIAADPKLAGPRANALRIARELLTPRVAADAESSS, from the coding sequence ATGCGCGACGAGCGACTCTTCCCGCTGTTTGCCAGCCTCGACACCCTCACCGGTGTCGGGCCGAAACTGCTGCCGGTCCTGCAGCGGCTGTGCGGCGGCAACACGGTCTGGGACCTGCTCCTCCACCTGCCGGACCGCTGGCTCGACCGGCGCGTGCGGGCAACCTTCGATCAGACCCAGCCCGGTGAAATCGCAACGGTGCGCGGCGAAGTCATCGTCCACCACGCGCCCTACAACGACAAGTCGCCCTACCGGGTCCAGCTCGGCGACGAGTCGGGCTTCCTGACCCTGTCGTACTTCCGCGCCGATCCGCGCTGGCTGAAATCACAGTTCCCGGTCGGAGCCACGCGGATCGTCTCCGGCCGCGTCGAAGACTACAAGGGCGAGCGCCAGATCACGCACCCAGATTTCGTCGTCGATCCTGCAAAGGGCGAGGCCCCGCCGGAAGTCGAGCCGATTTACGCACTCACGGCCGGCCTCACCAACCGCCGGGTCCACACCTTCGCCCTGCAGGCGCTCAAAGCCGTACCGGCAGACCTGCCGGAATGGTCCGATCCCCACCTGGTGCAGCAACGGAACTGGCCCGGATTTGCCGAGGCCCTCGCAACGTTGCACGCACCGTCGCAATACGACGAGGAGGCTTTTGCGCGGGCCCGCGAGCGCCTCGCCTATGACGAAGCGCTGGCCCGGGCGTCGGCCTTCTCACTGGCCCGTGCGGCCCGCAGGGCCCGTCACGCGCCGGTCATCAAGGCGCCGCCGAGCGCCATCAACCGGCTGACGGATGTGCTGCCCTACCGGCCAACCGGCGCACAGTTGCGGGCCGCCGCGCAGATCAGCGCCGACCTCGGCTCAGGCACCCCGATGCGGCGCCTGCTGCAAGGCGATGTCGGCGCCGGCAAGACGCTCGTTGCGGCTATGGCGGCCGTGGAAGCGGCTGCGGCCGGCTTCCAGTCGGCTTTCATGGCGCCGACCGAAGTGCTGGCGCGCCAGCAGTTCGACACGCTCGATACATCGCTCTCGCCGCTCGGCTACTCGGTCGGTGTACTCTCCGGCCGCGACCGCGGAAGCGTCCGGGAGAGCACCCTGATGGCGCTCTCGGATGGCAGCATCCAGATCGTCGCGGGCACACATGCCCTGTTCCAGGAGAACGTGTCCTTCCGCAATCTCGGCCTGATCATCGTCGACGAACAGCACAGGTTCGGCGTGGCCGACAGGATGCGCCTCGTCAGCAAGTCGGACAGTCCGCACATGCTGGTCATGAGCGCCACGCCGATCCCGCGCACGCTGGCGCAAGCGGTTCACGGCGACCTCGACGTATCCATCCTCGACGAGAAGCCACCGGGCCGAAAACCTGTCGAAACACGGGCGATTCCGGACACACGGATTGAGGAAATCATTGAAGCGGTCGGCCGCGCCCTCAAGCGGGGCGAGCGCGCGTTTTGGGTCTGCCCGCGAGTCGATGTCGATGAGGACGATTCCTCGGCGGTCGCCCGGCATGCCGCCTTGCAGGATGAACTGCGCGTGCCGGTCGGTCTCGTCCACGGGCGGCTTCGCCCCGCCGACAAGGATGCCGCACTGGAAGACTTCCGAACCGGCAAGACGAGGGTTCTGGTCGCCACCACGGTGATCGAAGTCGGCGTCGACGTGCCGGACGCCACGATCATGGTGATCGAGCGGGCGGAGGGTTTCGGCCTTGCCCAGTTGCACCAGCTGAGGGGCCGCGTCGGCCGCGGTGATCGCCCCTCTTTCTGCATCCTGCTGTACCGTCCGCCCCTCGGCGAGACGGCGCGCGAGCGCCTCGATACGCTTCGGCGCACCGAGGACGGATTTGTCATCGCAGAAGCGGATTTCCGACTGCGCGGCGCAGGTGACGTGCTCGGGGTTCGCCAGGCGGGGGCGACCGAATACCGGGTGCTGGAAGTCAGCCGGCATGCGGGCTTGCTAGAGATTGCAGCGAAGGATGCCGAAGCAGTCATTGCCGCAGACCCGAAACTGGCCGGGCCGCGTGCCAATGCCTTGCGGATTGCACGCGAATTGCTGACACCACGTGTCGCGGCAGACGCCGAGAGCAGTTCCTGA
- a CDS encoding succinate dehydrogenase assembly factor 2 yields the protein MTDESRRKMLCFRAWRRGFREMDLLMGSFADARIATFDAAGLDEFERLLEVPDWEVYAWLVGQEPVPAERSGPVLDQLIAFRYAAQSG from the coding sequence ATGACCGACGAATCCCGCCGAAAAATGCTCTGCTTCCGCGCCTGGCGCCGGGGCTTTCGCGAGATGGACCTTTTGATGGGAAGTTTTGCCGACGCCCGCATCGCGACGTTCGACGCGGCCGGGCTCGACGAGTTCGAACGCCTGCTCGAAGTGCCCGACTGGGAAGTTTATGCCTGGCTCGTCGGCCAGGAACCGGTACCTGCGGAGCGGTCCGGTCCGGTGCTGGACCAGCTGATCGCATTCCGCTACGCCGCGCAATCCGGTTGA
- the mfd gene encoding transcription-repair coupling factor produces MTPADLLKSLSGPSAVAGAPFGADVITFCEALAKRGGIGVYVARDDRMAQAARRMATFASPRLEQVDLPGWDVLPYDRISPTPAVAARRCAGLARIARYEAAQGPLLVVTTAGSLVQRAPPVATLRRSSFAIRKGQAVKADDLTEYLAFNGYIRSSTVREQGEYAIRGGIIDIFPPTALEPYRLDFFGDTVETLRTFDTETQRSTGAAEGVTFAPVSEILFDDQVLSGFRDRFLETFGPPSGDQMYEAARASIRRQGVEAWLPLFHSHLDTLFDYTGPSALWGLSHLSSEAAHERLTQASDYYAARLDAGGGDVRTAKVLPPERLYLTLDELDARLADRAVVRFSPNEPMANQFDLGGRRGRDFAPERLRTDENIFETVIAHARALYAGGKPVVFAAWSTGSADRLINVLGDHGLTGLAQVHTLEAAKKTDFTVAEVPIEAGFALPGVAMISEADVLGDRLAAPRRKRKSASFITDATALTAGDLVVHVDHGVGRYVGLRTLELTGAPHDCLQLEYAGGDMIFLPVENIELISRYGSEESESQLDRLGGAGWQTRKAKAKKRILEMAAELMAIAAARELRRADAVSAGQGFYEEFAARFPYEETEDQLSAIEDVLGDLASGKPMDRLVCGDVGFGKTEVALRAAFVAAMSGKQVAVVAPTTLLARQHFKTFEERFAGWPLNVKPLSRFVSAREAAEARDGLRDGSIDVVVGTHAVLTKEIDFKRLGLVIVDEEQRFGVKHKERLKELKADVHVLTLSATPIPRTLQMALTGIRDLSIIATPPVDRLSVRTYVTEEDTVTLREALLREKYRGGQAFFVAPRIQDLDKIESFLRLNVPEVSFIVAHGQMAAGELEDIMTAFYEGKYDVLLSTTIVESGLDIPRANTLIIHRADMFGLAQLYQLRGRVGRSKLRAYAYFTTPRDKVITETAEKRLKVLQSLDSLGAGFQLASHDLDMRGAGNLLGDAQSGQVKEVGVELYQSMLEDAVKALRAGAKDEEDVVDDWSPLINLGVAVLIPENYVEDLNVRLSLYRRLSDITTAQDRESFAAELIDRFGPLPAETRQLLDVMAIKVQCRTLGIAKLDAGEKGAVLAFRPDTIMDPQRLMEIVRSRPNQLKLRPDSKLVHSGLGGAPERRIPLVKAFLKELEAACGLASADAADAVAKMASQRAAPVEDKWGKKLTTGFLSEE; encoded by the coding sequence ATGACACCCGCTGATTTGCTGAAATCCCTTAGCGGTCCTTCCGCTGTGGCTGGCGCGCCGTTTGGCGCCGACGTGATCACCTTCTGCGAGGCGCTGGCGAAGCGCGGCGGAATTGGCGTTTACGTGGCCCGCGATGACCGGATGGCGCAGGCCGCGCGCCGGATGGCGACGTTCGCTTCGCCGCGGCTGGAGCAGGTCGATCTTCCGGGTTGGGACGTGCTGCCCTACGACCGGATCAGCCCTACGCCGGCGGTCGCCGCGCGCCGGTGTGCGGGCCTCGCCCGCATTGCGCGCTACGAGGCTGCACAGGGGCCTTTGCTGGTTGTGACGACGGCGGGATCGCTGGTGCAGCGCGCGCCGCCGGTTGCCACGCTGCGCCGGTCCTCGTTCGCGATCCGCAAGGGTCAGGCGGTCAAGGCCGATGACCTGACAGAGTATCTTGCCTTCAACGGTTACATCCGTTCGAGCACGGTGCGTGAGCAGGGTGAGTATGCGATCCGGGGCGGGATCATCGATATCTTCCCGCCGACAGCGCTTGAGCCCTACAGGCTCGATTTCTTCGGAGACACGGTCGAGACCCTGCGCACCTTCGACACCGAGACGCAGCGCTCCACCGGCGCGGCCGAGGGCGTCACGTTCGCACCGGTCAGCGAGATATTGTTCGACGACCAAGTCTTGAGCGGATTCCGCGACCGGTTCCTCGAAACATTCGGGCCCCCTTCCGGAGACCAGATGTATGAGGCGGCCCGTGCGTCGATCCGGCGGCAGGGCGTGGAAGCCTGGCTGCCGCTGTTTCACAGCCATCTCGATACATTGTTCGATTATACAGGGCCGAGCGCCTTGTGGGGGCTCAGTCACCTGTCCAGCGAAGCGGCGCATGAGCGCCTGACGCAGGCGAGCGACTACTATGCGGCCCGCCTTGATGCAGGCGGCGGCGATGTCCGCACCGCGAAGGTTTTACCGCCGGAACGCCTGTACCTGACCCTGGACGAACTCGATGCGCGGCTCGCCGACCGCGCGGTCGTGCGTTTCAGCCCGAACGAGCCGATGGCGAACCAGTTCGACTTGGGCGGGCGGCGCGGACGCGATTTCGCGCCTGAACGTCTGCGTACGGACGAGAACATCTTCGAAACCGTGATCGCCCATGCCCGGGCGCTGTACGCGGGCGGCAAGCCGGTGGTGTTTGCCGCCTGGTCGACCGGCTCAGCCGACCGCCTCATCAACGTGCTCGGCGACCATGGCCTGACCGGGCTCGCGCAGGTGCACACGCTGGAGGCAGCGAAGAAGACAGACTTCACCGTCGCCGAGGTGCCGATCGAAGCCGGCTTCGCCTTGCCGGGCGTGGCGATGATTTCGGAAGCCGATGTGCTGGGCGACCGCCTCGCCGCGCCGCGCCGGAAGCGCAAGTCTGCCAGCTTCATCACCGACGCGACCGCGCTGACAGCGGGCGACCTGGTGGTGCACGTCGATCACGGTGTCGGGCGGTATGTCGGCCTGCGCACGCTTGAGCTGACCGGCGCGCCGCATGACTGCCTGCAGCTGGAATATGCAGGCGGCGACATGATCTTCCTGCCGGTCGAGAACATCGAGCTGATCAGCCGCTACGGGTCTGAAGAATCCGAGAGCCAGCTGGACCGGCTCGGCGGGGCAGGCTGGCAGACCCGCAAGGCGAAGGCCAAGAAGCGTATCCTCGAGATGGCCGCCGAACTCATGGCAATTGCGGCCGCGCGCGAACTGCGCCGGGCAGATGCGGTCTCTGCGGGGCAAGGATTCTATGAGGAATTCGCGGCGCGCTTCCCTTATGAAGAGACCGAGGACCAGCTCTCCGCCATCGAGGATGTTCTGGGCGATCTCGCAAGCGGCAAGCCGATGGACCGGCTGGTCTGCGGCGATGTGGGTTTCGGCAAGACCGAAGTGGCATTGCGCGCTGCGTTCGTGGCGGCGATGAGTGGCAAGCAGGTCGCGGTGGTTGCGCCGACGACACTGCTGGCGCGTCAACATTTCAAGACCTTCGAAGAACGTTTCGCAGGCTGGCCACTCAACGTGAAACCGCTATCGCGGTTCGTGAGCGCGCGCGAAGCGGCCGAGGCGCGCGACGGTCTGCGGGATGGCAGCATCGACGTTGTTGTGGGCACGCACGCGGTACTGACCAAGGAAATCGATTTCAAGCGGCTCGGTCTTGTGATCGTCGATGAAGAACAGCGCTTTGGCGTGAAGCACAAGGAGCGCCTGAAGGAACTGAAGGCCGACGTGCACGTGCTGACGCTCTCGGCAACGCCGATCCCGCGGACGCTGCAGATGGCGCTGACGGGTATCCGCGACTTGTCGATCATCGCGACGCCGCCGGTCGACCGTCTTTCGGTGCGCACCTATGTCACCGAGGAAGACACCGTCACGCTTCGCGAAGCCCTGCTGCGTGAGAAGTATCGCGGCGGGCAGGCGTTCTTTGTCGCGCCGCGCATCCAGGATCTCGACAAGATCGAGAGCTTCCTGCGGCTCAACGTTCCGGAAGTCTCCTTCATCGTGGCGCATGGCCAGATGGCGGCGGGCGAACTCGAAGACATCATGACCGCTTTCTATGAAGGCAAGTATGACGTGCTGCTGTCGACCACGATCGTTGAAAGCGGACTCGACATTCCGCGCGCCAATACGCTGATCATCCACCGGGCGGACATGTTCGGTCTGGCGCAGCTCTACCAGCTGCGCGGACGGGTCGGACGGTCGAAGCTGCGGGCCTATGCTTACTTCACGACGCCGCGCGACAAGGTCATCACCGAGACGGCAGAGAAACGGCTGAAAGTGCTGCAGTCGCTCGATTCGCTCGGCGCAGGTTTCCAGCTCGCGAGCCACGACCTCGACATGCGTGGCGCCGGCAACCTGCTGGGCGATGCGCAGTCCGGCCAGGTGAAGGAAGTCGGCGTCGAACTCTATCAGTCGATGCTGGAAGACGCCGTTAAGGCGCTGCGTGCTGGCGCGAAAGACGAGGAAGACGTGGTCGACGACTGGTCGCCGCTGATCAACCTCGGCGTCGCGGTCCTGATCCCAGAAAATTACGTCGAGGACCTGAATGTTCGCCTGTCGCTCTACCGGCGCCTGTCCGACATCACGACCGCGCAGGACCGCGAGAGCTTTGCGGCGGAGCTCATCGACCGGTTCGGGCCACTGCCGGCGGAGACGCGGCAATTGCTTGATGTCATGGCAATCAAGGTCCAGTGCCGCACGCTCGGCATCGCAAAGCTGGATGCCGGCGAGAAGGGGGCGGTGCTCGCCTTCCGGCCGGATACGATCATGGATCCGCAGCGCCTGATGGAGATCGTCCGTTCACGGCCGAACCAGTTGAAGCTGCGGCCCGATTCAAAGCTGGTGCATTCCGGCCTCGGCGGGGCGCCGGAGCGGCGCATACCGCTGGTGAAGGCCTTCCTCAAGGAACTGGAAGCGGCCTGCGGGCTCGCCTCCGCGGATGCGGCTGACGCTGTGGCGAAGATGGCCAGCCAGCGCGCTGCTCCGGTCGAGGACAAATGGGGCAAGAAGCTGACGACCGGTTTCCTCAGCGAGGAATAG
- a CDS encoding CoA transferase has translation MSQGPLSGVKIVEFAGIGPGPFCGMLLSDLGADVIRIDRPGDGKPGRAADVMSRGRRSIGLNLKDPKDVEVALQLLSKADGLIEGFRPGVMERNGLGPDVVLKRNPNLVYGRMTGWGQTGALSQAAGHDLNYIAITGALHAMGDGDGRPRPPLNLVGDYGGGALYLAMGLLAGILSVKNGGKGQVVDVAMSDGAASLATMFYGMKAMGVWTDDREANMLDGGAHFYDTYETKDGKWVAIGSIEPQFYAILREKAGLTGAEWDAQMDRKQWPALKAKLMDVFKTKTRDEWCAIMEATDICFAPVLSMTEAPKYKHNTDRQTFVEVEGVIQPAPAPRFSVTPGAIQRRPAGPGEHTAEILEDWGVRR, from the coding sequence ATGAGCCAGGGGCCGCTTTCAGGCGTCAAGATTGTTGAATTCGCCGGCATCGGACCGGGTCCGTTCTGCGGCATGCTTTTGTCGGACCTTGGGGCTGATGTGATTCGCATTGACCGGCCGGGCGACGGCAAGCCGGGGCGCGCGGCGGACGTGATGAGCCGGGGGCGCCGGTCGATCGGGCTGAACCTGAAAGACCCCAAGGACGTGGAAGTTGCGCTACAACTGCTGTCGAAGGCGGATGGTCTGATCGAGGGCTTCCGGCCGGGCGTGATGGAGCGCAACGGGTTGGGGCCGGACGTCGTGCTGAAGCGCAATCCGAACCTCGTCTACGGGCGCATGACCGGCTGGGGGCAGACCGGCGCGCTGTCGCAGGCCGCAGGGCATGACCTCAACTACATCGCCATCACGGGCGCCCTGCATGCGATGGGCGACGGTGATGGCCGCCCGCGCCCGCCGCTCAACCTGGTCGGCGACTATGGCGGCGGCGCGCTCTACCTGGCGATGGGCCTTCTGGCCGGAATCCTGAGCGTCAAGAATGGCGGCAAGGGGCAGGTGGTGGACGTCGCGATGTCGGACGGCGCGGCCAGCCTCGCCACCATGTTCTACGGCATGAAGGCGATGGGCGTCTGGACCGATGACCGCGAGGCCAACATGCTCGATGGCGGCGCGCACTTCTACGATACCTATGAGACCAAGGACGGCAAATGGGTGGCGATCGGCTCGATCGAGCCGCAATTCTACGCCATCCTGCGGGAGAAGGCGGGGCTGACCGGCGCCGAATGGGATGCCCAGATGGACCGCAAGCAGTGGCCGGCCCTGAAAGCCAAGCTGATGGACGTTTTCAAGACCAAGACCCGCGATGAATGGTGCGCGATCATGGAAGCGACGGACATCTGTTTTGCGCCGGTGCTGTCGATGACCGAGGCGCCGAAATACAAGCACAACACCGATCGCCAGACGTTCGTGGAAGTCGAAGGGGTCATCCAGCCCGCGCCGGCGCCGCGGTTTTCGGTCACGCCGGGCGCCATCCAGCGCCGTCCGGCGGGTCCGGGCGAGCACACCGCTGAAATCCTTGAAGATTGGGGCGTTCGCCGCTGA
- a CDS encoding 50S ribosomal protein L32, with the protein MAVPKSKKSKSRTRMRRAHDRLDMNTYIEDASSGELRRPHHIDLKTGVYRGKQILEPQED; encoded by the coding sequence ATGGCTGTCCCCAAGAGCAAGAAATCGAAGTCGCGCACCCGCATGCGCCGCGCGCACGACCGCCTCGACATGAACACCTACATCGAAGACGCCTCGTCGGGCGAGCTTCGCCGTCCGCACCACATCGACCTGAAAACGGGCGTGTACCGCGGCAAGCAGATCCTGGAGCCGCAGGAAGACTAA
- the eno gene encoding phosphopyruvate hydratase, whose protein sequence is MSEIIDIHAREILDSRGNPTVEVDVTLEDGSTGRAAVPSGASTGAYEAHEQRDGDKSRYGGKGVLKAVDAVNGEICNELTGLDATDQRMIDMLMIDLDGTENKNRLGANAILGVSLAVAKAAAEACSMPLYRYIGGANARVLPTPMMNIINGGAHADNPIDIQEFMIMPVSAESMADAVRVGAEVFHSLKKTLHDAGHNTNVGDEGGFAPNIGSTDEAIGFILKAIEKAGYKPGEDVALALDAASTEFFKNGKYELAGEGKSLSSEQFAKYLADLCGRYPILSIEDGMAEDDWDGWIALTGMLGDKVQLVGDDLFVTNPDRLAMGLSRGAANSILVKVNQIGTLSETLDAVELAHLHGYTAVMSHRSGETEDSTIADLAVATNCGQIKTGSLSRSDRIAKYNQLIRIEEELGPIGIYAGLSRINAG, encoded by the coding sequence ATGAGCGAGATCATCGACATTCACGCCCGCGAAATTCTCGATAGCCGGGGCAACCCGACGGTTGAGGTTGATGTGACGCTTGAGGACGGCTCCACGGGTCGCGCGGCCGTTCCATCGGGCGCCTCAACAGGTGCCTATGAGGCGCACGAGCAGCGCGACGGCGACAAGTCCCGCTACGGCGGCAAGGGCGTGCTGAAGGCCGTCGATGCCGTCAACGGCGAAATCTGCAACGAACTGACCGGCCTCGATGCGACTGACCAGCGCATGATCGACATGTTGATGATTGATCTCGACGGGACTGAGAACAAGAACCGCCTCGGCGCCAACGCCATCCTCGGCGTGTCGCTGGCGGTTGCGAAGGCCGCCGCTGAAGCCTGCTCGATGCCGCTTTACCGCTATATCGGCGGCGCCAATGCCCGCGTCCTGCCGACGCCGATGATGAACATCATCAATGGCGGCGCCCACGCGGACAACCCGATCGACATCCAGGAATTCATGATCATGCCGGTCAGCGCCGAAAGCATGGCGGATGCCGTGCGCGTCGGGGCAGAGGTATTCCATTCGCTGAAGAAGACGTTGCACGACGCCGGCCACAACACAAACGTCGGCGACGAAGGCGGATTTGCCCCGAACATCGGCTCGACCGACGAGGCAATCGGCTTCATCCTGAAAGCCATCGAGAAAGCGGGTTACAAACCTGGCGAAGATGTTGCGCTGGCGCTCGATGCGGCCTCCACCGAGTTCTTCAAGAACGGCAAGTATGAACTGGCCGGGGAAGGCAAGTCGCTGTCATCCGAGCAGTTTGCAAAGTATCTCGCCGACCTGTGCGGCCGCTATCCGATCCTGTCGATCGAAGACGGCATGGCCGAGGACGATTGGGACGGCTGGATCGCGCTGACCGGCATGCTTGGCGACAAGGTGCAGCTGGTCGGCGATGACCTGTTCGTGACCAACCCGGACCGCCTCGCGATGGGCCTGTCGCGCGGCGCGGCGAACTCGATCCTGGTGAAGGTCAACCAGATTGGAACGCTCTCGGAAACGCTGGACGCGGTCGAACTGGCGCACCTGCACGGTTATACCGCTGTGATGAGCCACCGTTCGGGCGAGACCGAGGACTCGACGATCGCGGACCTCGCGGTGGCGACCAATTGCGGGCAGATCAAGACCGGCTCGCTCAGCCGTTCTGACCGGATCGCGAAATACAACCAGCTCATCCGGATTGAGGAAGAACTGGGCCCGATCGGCATTTATGCCGGTCTTTCGCGCATCAATGCCGGGTGA
- a CDS encoding toll/interleukin-1 receptor domain-containing protein: MRQIYLLASESDAEAAAEVEALLRQRGYMVRRAEEKFAYPPARREEITLALWSHAVQFSAKQILFTNRAIDAWTEGRLIFARLDHTLQPRGLGDVAAIDLSFAPARIATVWKIVEAAQEIDRAMADRRREAGPGGTGGSSESDETDRYADEDQPGEPETPSFSEGHALIFGIVAAGALASFGFVAMPFASTGLLAIASLAWGSVAGVVAGFFGGRREARQRPALKKARAAPPPPAPAAEAREEAAAPDTSEPAAVFVSYSRRDGPVVYPMVAEVEAGGRAVWIDKEEIHAGGNWAGMIVRAIRDSDTFCLMCSAEAFQSDNVRREIYIADKYKRKLLPVRLDFAEMPEDFEYFLIDRQWLDLTAVDPAERALRLKAALAR, from the coding sequence ATGCGCCAGATTTACCTGCTGGCTTCCGAATCGGATGCGGAGGCGGCTGCGGAGGTGGAAGCACTGCTCCGGCAGCGCGGCTACATGGTGCGACGGGCTGAGGAGAAGTTTGCGTATCCGCCCGCCCGGCGGGAGGAAATCACGCTCGCGCTCTGGTCGCACGCCGTGCAGTTTTCGGCCAAGCAGATCCTGTTCACGAACCGCGCGATTGATGCGTGGACGGAAGGCAGGCTGATTTTTGCGCGGCTCGATCACACGCTGCAGCCACGCGGGCTGGGCGATGTTGCCGCGATCGATCTTTCCTTCGCGCCGGCGCGGATTGCGACCGTCTGGAAAATTGTCGAAGCCGCGCAGGAAATCGACCGGGCGATGGCGGATCGCCGGCGGGAAGCCGGGCCGGGCGGCACTGGGGGTTCGAGCGAAAGCGATGAGACCGACCGGTATGCTGATGAGGACCAGCCGGGCGAGCCGGAGACGCCCTCGTTTTCAGAAGGGCACGCGCTGATATTCGGTATCGTTGCGGCCGGGGCGCTGGCCTCGTTCGGGTTTGTCGCGATGCCGTTTGCGTCGACGGGCCTGCTGGCCATCGCTTCGCTTGCCTGGGGCTCAGTCGCCGGCGTGGTCGCCGGATTCTTTGGCGGACGACGTGAAGCGCGCCAACGGCCCGCGCTGAAGAAGGCGCGCGCTGCGCCGCCGCCGCCCGCGCCGGCAGCGGAAGCGCGCGAGGAAGCTGCAGCGCCCGACACCTCCGAACCAGCGGCTGTATTCGTGTCATACTCGCGCCGGGATGGGCCTGTGGTTTACCCGATGGTGGCTGAAGTCGAGGCAGGCGGGCGCGCCGTCTGGATCGACAAGGAAGAGATACACGCGGGCGGAAACTGGGCGGGCATGATCGTGCGCGCGATTCGCGATTCCGACACGTTCTGCCTGATGTGCTCGGCTGAGGCCTTCCAGTCCGACAATGTGCGGCGGGAGATATACATTGCCGACAAGTACAAGCGGAAGCTCCTGCCGGTGCGGCTGGATTTCGCCGAGATGCCCGAGGATTTCGAGTATTTCCTGATCGACCGGCAATGGCTGGACCTCACAGCGGTGGATCCGGCGGAGAGAGCATTACGATTGAAGGCCGCTCTGGCCCGGTAA
- a CDS encoding septum formation initiator family protein, whose translation MVTRLQALGLSLLVLYFAYHAFAGEKGLGRWTDSQIELENRQRDLAQVQDEIERLRADIRRLTPGAEDPDYVEALARDKLAFVYPGEIVLLVPERSSAN comes from the coding sequence ATGGTTACTCGGCTTCAGGCTCTCGGGCTCAGTCTTCTGGTGCTCTACTTCGCCTACCACGCATTCGCGGGGGAGAAGGGGCTCGGCCGTTGGACTGATTCGCAGATCGAACTCGAGAACCGCCAGCGAGACCTTGCTCAGGTGCAGGACGAGATCGAACGCCTGCGCGCCGACATTCGCCGGCTGACGCCGGGCGCTGAAGATCCCGACTATGTGGAGGCATTGGCCCGCGACAAGCTGGCCTTCGTGTATCCGGGCGAGATTGTCTTGCTTGTGCCGGAACGCAGCTCTGCAAATTGA